One genomic window of Canis aureus isolate CA01 chromosome 15, VMU_Caureus_v.1.0, whole genome shotgun sequence includes the following:
- the PURB gene encoding transcriptional regulator protein Pur-beta yields MADGDSGSERGGGGGPGGFQPAARGGEQETQELASKRLDIQNKRFYLDVKQNAKGRFLKIAEVGAGGSKSRLTLSMAVAAEFRDYLGDFIEHYAQLGPSSPEQVAAAAAGAEEGGGPRRALKSEFLVRENRKYYLDLKENQRGRFLRIRQTVNRGGGGPGPGGLQSGQTIALPAQGLIEFRDALAKLIDDYGGDDDELAGGAGGGAGGAGGGLYGELPEGTSITVDSKRFFFDVGCNKYGVFLRVSEVKPSYRNAITVPFKAWGKFGGAFCRYADEMKEIQERQRDKLYERRGGDESEGEEVDED; encoded by the coding sequence ATGGCGGACGGCGATAGTGGCAGcgaacgcggcggcggcggcgggcccggCGGCTTCCAGCCCGCGGCCCGCGGCGGCGAGCAGGAGACGCAGGAGCTAGCCTCGAAGCGGCTGGACATCCAGAACAAGCGCTTCTACCTGGACGTGAAACAGAACGCCAAGGGCCGCTTCCTGAAGATCGCCGAGGTGGGCGCGGGGGGCTCCAAAAGCCGCCTAACGCTGTCCATGGCGGTGGCCGCCGAGTTCCGCGACTACCTGGGCGACTTCATCGAGCACTACGCGCAGCTGGGCCCCAGCAGCCCCGAgcaggtggcggcggcggcggcgggcgccgaGGAGGGCGGCGGGCCGCGGCGCGCGCTCAAGAGCGAGTTCCTGGTGCGCGAGAACCGCAAGTACTACCTGGACCTGAAGGAGAACCAGCGCGGCCGCTTCCTGCGCATCCGCCAGACGGTGaaccgcggcggcggcggcccggggcccGGCGGCCTGCAGAGCGGCCAGACCATCGCGCTGCCGGCACAGGGCCTCATCGAGTTCCGGGACGCGCTGGCCAAGCTCATCGACGACTACGGCGGCGACGACGACGAGctggcggggggcgcgggcggcggcgcggggggcgcgggcggcggcctGTACGGGGAGCTCCCGGAGGGCACGTCCATCACCGTGGACTCCAAGCGATTCTTCTTCGACGTGGGTTGCAACAAGTACGGCGTGTTCCTGCGCGTGAGCGAGGTGAAGCCGTCCTACCGGAACGCCATCACCGTGCCCTTCAAGGCCTGGGGCAAGTTCGGGGGCGCCTTCTGCCGGTACGCCGACGAGATGAAGGAGATCCAGGAACGGCAGCGCGATAAGCTGTACGAGCGCCGCGGCGGGGACGAGTCGGAGGGCGAGGAGGTGGACGAGGATTGA